In one Corythoichthys intestinalis isolate RoL2023-P3 chromosome 16, ASM3026506v1, whole genome shotgun sequence genomic region, the following are encoded:
- the raver1 gene encoding ribonucleoprotein PTB-binding 1: MRLAFPEQPKLLPSRVMASAVSVSANAKEKPTDTAHGFVSRPLHENYDLATTPDHEKWRPGERWHPELEAGEGVATGGREGQRRADEDLTPLSPQDIQTRLERTRREFYNRRKIIIKNLPPDVSNQEIHELLGNYDLKYCFVDKYKGTAFVTLLNGEQAQSAIKEFHQYVLRDRDISVQLQPTDALLCIANLPRSFTQQQFEELVRPFGNLERCFLVYRASSGHSKGYGFVEYMKKDSAARAKSELLGKQLGSRMLYVHWTEVGSLTYQLLHSKCICVDRLHQSVLTAQDLRNALADAPPPVFCQLAQGQDGSFRRFAVLEFATAEMAEEAQHLSDGLLLGGTHIRASFCAPGPPGRSMLAALIAAQTMSVNRGKGLLPDPTAMQILSGLNNPAALKMLLNPLSHGHKQGLLGAAPAMPLLANPALPAVLLQLLLQNQAKAQQPGLLAENPLGPLPVQQGIHMLGELPQNGVVSGLDPLPPLKPASLSRAMTRDQESPSFPLTPSPTLPGLSVPLLGGMMGPDGLSAQAVSILGDPTKDVTPPQSSFLSVNNTFTSDATCRPHPYRKRPTLSNVSNQHPSMHPNYNLRYQDSYSAEYPPLHQDQLQHLYEEQENYHMGDLTGFGQQLSRPSDLSQHHFTFPPSPPPSSYFSLDASANGCLPPSQLNRAVGMPPVSHTSSYPPDLVNMKTPIGSHKRVFSRLIPSPEPSPEGGYVGQHSQGLGGHYADSYLKRKRIF, encoded by the exons ATGCGACTGGCTTTTCCGGAGCAACCAAAACTTCTACCAAGTCGAGTGATGGCGTCCGCCGTGTCTGTGAGCGCTAACGCCAAAGAAAAACCCACAGACACAGCGCACGGCTTCGTCTCTCGTCCGCTTCATGAAAATTACGACCTCGCTACAACCCCTGACCATGAAAAGTGGAGGCCCGGAGAGCGCTGGCATCCGGAGCTCGAAGCCGGCGAGGGGGTCGCGACAGGGGGACGCGAGGGTCAGCGGAGGGCTGACGAAGACTTGACGCCTCTTAGCCCACAAGATATTCAGACTCGCTTGGAAAGAACTCGGCGGGAGTTCTACAACCGCAGAAAGATCATCATTAAAAATCTACCACCTGACGTCAGCAATCAG GAGATCCATGAACTGCTGGGGAACTATGACCTGAAATACTGCTTTGTAGACAAATACAAGGGAACAG CTTTTGTGACGTTGCTGAATGGCGAGCAGGCGCAGAGTGCTATCAAAGAGTTCCACCAGTACGTGctccgtgatcgggacatctctgtgCAGCTGCAGCCCACTGACGCCCTGCTGTGCATCGCCAACCTGCCGCGCTCCTTCACCCAGCAGCAGTTTGAGGAGCTAGTGCGCCCGTTCGGCAACCTGGAGCGATGCTTCCTTGTATACCGGGCATCCAGCGGCCATTCTAAGGGTTATGGCTTTGTTGAGTACATGAAGAAGGACTCTGCGGCCCGGGCCAAGTCGGAGCTGCTCGGGAAGCAGCTGGGCTCGCGCATGCTTTACGTGCACTGGACCGAAGTGGGCTCGCTCACGTACCAGCTGCTGCACTCAAAGTGTATCTGTGTGGACCGCCTGCATCAAAGTGTTCTGACTGCCCAAGACCTTCGCAACGCACTAGCTGATGCCCCCCCTCCTGTCTTCTGTCAG TTGGCACAAGGACAAGACGGAAGTTTTCGGCGCTTTGCAGTATTGGAGTTTGCCACGGCTGAGATGGCTGAAGAGGCCCAGCATTTGTCAGACGGTCTGTTGTTGGGTGGCACACACATTAGAGCGTCCTTCTGTGCCCCTGGTCCGCCTGGCCGGAGCATGCTCGCCGCTCTGATTGCAGCCCAGACCATG TCTGTGAACAGGGGCAAGGGTCTCCTCCCAGACCCCACCGCCATGCAGATCCTATCAGGCCTCAACAACCCAGCTGCTCTCAAGATGCTGCTCAACCCACTGTCACACGGCCACAAGCAAG GTCTCCTCGGAGCAGCACCCGCCATGCCGCTCCTCGCTAACCCTGCCCTCCCAGCTGTGCTGCTCCAGTTACTGCTTCAGAATCAGGCGAAAGCCCAGCAG CCAGGGCTCCTGGCGGAAAATCCTCTGGGCCCTCTGCCCGTCCAGCAGGGAATCCATATGCTTGGAGAGCTGCCCCAAA ACGGTGTAGTCTCAGGTCTTGACCCATTGCCTCCGTTGAAACCGGCGTCTCTGAGCCGAGCGATGACGAGGGATCAGGAGTCTCCCAGCTTCCCGCTGACTCCCTCTCCCACTTTGCCGGGTCTGTCTGTGCCCCTTTTGGGTGGCATGATGGGACCAGACGGCCTCTCGGCACAGGCG GTCTCTATCCTAGGAGACCCAACCAAAGATGTGACTCCTCCCCAGAGCTCCTTTCTCTCTGTCAACAATACGTTTACTTCAG ATGCCACCTGCAGACCTCACCCATATAGGAAGAGACCTACATTAAGTAACGTGTCCAACCAGCATCCCAGCATGCACCCCAACTACAACCTACGCTATCAGGACTCCTACAGTGCTGAGTATCCTCCTCTCCACCAG GATCAGCTACAGCACTTGTATGAAGAACAGGAAAATTACCACATGGGGGACTTGACTGGTTTTGGACAGCAG CTCTCTCGTCCATCAGACTTGAGCCAGCACCACTTCACTTTTCCCCCCAGTCCACCCCCGTCCTCATATTTCAGCTTGGACGCCTCCGCTAATGGCTGCCTGCCTCCAAGCCAGCTCAACAGG GCTGTGGGGATGCCTCCTGTGAGCCACACCTCTAGCTATCCTCCAGATCTTGTCAACATGAAG ACCCCTATCGGGAGCCACAAGCGCGTTTTCTCCCGCCTCATCCCGTCTCCGGAACCCAGCCCCGAGGGTGGCTACGTCGGCCAACATTCTCAGGGCCTGGGGGGCCATTACGCTGACTCCTACCTGAAGCGCAAGCGGATCTTCTAA